The Panicum hallii strain FIL2 chromosome 9, PHallii_v3.1, whole genome shotgun sequence genome has a window encoding:
- the LOC112876920 gene encoding uncharacterized protein LOC112876920, translating into MPSSSSLIQGISISVSDDDEATGKVRVRVRRKRSRASVSASARRRRLLFRTARLGVPLLLAALAVSLLLYESYRLTPSHSPPLPPPSFTDFGDLSRAARAAGSPRKSCLKLLDPEKLQNLELPEIPETNMSIKEVVYRSSLHHIEDDIPSHTESSRFNSFTGYQTLTEREESFKIKESMTVHCGFCIENGGFQVSAVDREYMRYCKVVVATCAFGGGDDLHQPIGMTENSIRKVCYVAFWDEVTRASQEEEGNKIGEDNMIGLWRIILVSDLPFSDQRLNGKIPKLISHRLFPMARYSIWVDSKSQFRRDPLGVLEALLWRSNSSLALSEHGARSSLYDEAKAIVKKHKATPEEVEVQLDQYREDGIPDEKRFNGKKALAEASVIVRDHAPSTNLFMCLWFNEVVRFTSRDQLSFPYVLRRLRPPGVQLFPVCARKDLVNSFGHRRKVKPLVKDAR; encoded by the exons atgccgtcgtcgtcgtcgctgaTCCAAGGCATCTCCATCTCCGtctccgacgacgacgaggccACCGGGAAGGTGCGCGTACGCGTCCGCCGCAAGCGCTCCCGCGCCTCCGTCTCTGcttccgcccgccgccgccgccttctcttCCGCACCGCGCGGCTGGGCGTGCCGCTCCTCCTGGCCGCCCTCGCCGTCTCCCTCCTCCTCTACGAGTCCTACCGCCTAACCCCTTCCCACTCCCCACCACTGCCCCCGCCATCCTTCACGGACTTCGGCGACctctcccgcgccgcccgcgccgctggTAGCCCCAGGAAGT CATGCTTGAAGCTTCTTGATCCTGAGAAGCTTCAAAATCTAGAGCTTCCAGAAATTCCTGAGACAAATATGTCAATCAAGGAAGTTGTGTACAGATCAAGTCTGCACCATATCGAAGATGATATACCGTCACATACAGAGAGTTCACGATTTAACTCGTTCACAGGATACCAGACACTCACTGAAAGAGAAGAAAGCTTCAAG ATCAAGGAAAGTATGACAGTGCATTGTGGCTTCTGTATTGAGAATGGAGGGTTCCAAGTTTCTGCTGTTGACAGAGAATATATGAGATATTGCAAAGTTGTTGTGGCAACCTGTGCGTTTGGTGGAGGTGACGACCTTCACCAGCCAATAGGGATGACAGAAAACTCTATCAGAAAG GTTTGCTACGTCGCTTTCTGGGATGAAGTCACTCGTGCGTCTCAAGAGGAGGAAGGCAACAAGATTGGTGAAGACAACATGATTGGTCTATGGAGGATCATTCTTGTCAGCGATCTTCCTTTCTCAGATCAACGGTTGAATGGGAAAATTCCAAAG CTGATAAGCCATCGCCTTTTCCCCATGGCACGATACTCAATCTGGGTGGATTCAAAATCTCAGTTCCGGAGAGATCCATTGGGAGTCCTTGAAGCCCTTCTGTGGCGTTCAAACTCTTCTCTAGCAttatctgaacatggagctcgGAGTAGCCTGTATGACGAGGCGAAAGCAATTGTTAAGAAACACAAAGCAACTCCAGAAGAAGTTGAAGTGCAGTTGGATCAGTACCGAGAGGATGGCATTCCTGATGAGAAAAGATTCAATGGGAAGAAAG CGCTGGCAGAAGCTTCAGTGATCGTCCGGGATCACGCCCCGTCGACCAACCTCTTCATGTGCCTGTGGTTCAACGAGGTGGTGAGGTTCACGTCCCGGGATCAGCTGAGCTTCCCCTACGTCCTGCGGCGCCTGAGGCCGCCGGGCGTCCAACTGTTCCCGGTCTGCGCGCGCAAGGACCTGGTGAACAGCTTCGGCCACAGGCGCAAGGTGAAGCCGCTCGTCAAGGACGCGAGATGA
- the LOC112876069 gene encoding uncharacterized protein LOC112876069: MEVEAPETKGHRAFAKGPFAKPLKSFSYSERHKRPKSYFEEIYGTDALRSSDKTIVLPKPEVVKANVKSDINKDVRPGRGAQSTLRKEILQLEKHLKDQQVVRGALEKALGPDAAPVNMSPENPMPKAANELIREIATLELEVKNMEQYLLTLYRKAFEQQAPAFSPPDNREASKPSLSSRSGQLWETPMAMKSFKSREAAALRSSYPLPHKKWNDPLTDCCTSVRSDRAVDSDVLRCQSALSYRGVCSSRILPSDDDSLARALRSCHSQPFSFLEEGETGASGMISLAEYLGTNVADHIPETPNNLSEEMVRCMAGIYCRLADPPLVHHGSSSSPTSSFSSTSAVSPQYVGDMWSPNYKRETTLDSRLINPFHVEGLKEFSGPYNTMVEVPMISRDSRRLKEAEDLLQTYKLILYRLETVDLRRMTNEEKIAFWVNIHNALLMHAYLKNGVPQNNLKKTSLLVKAACKIAGRNINVAVIQSMVLGCNTHCPGQWLRTLLYPRIKSKVSKAGHEWRAFAVAQSEPLLRFALCSGSHSDPAVRVYTPKRLFHQLEAAKEEFIRATAGVWREQKLLLPKLVEAYAKDVKLSPQGLVDMVQRYLPESMRMAVQRCQQGGRSSSKVVEWVPYNPGFRYLLARDLAFPHLS; encoded by the exons ATGGAGGTGGAGGCGCCGGAGACGAAGGGGCACAGAGCTTTTGCCAAGGGGCCCTTTGCCAAGCCTCTGAAGTCTTTCAGTTATTCAGAACGGCACAAACGACCCAAGAG TTATTTTGAGGAAATATATGGTACAGATGCTTTGCGTTCTTCAGACAAAACCATTGTTCTGCCTAAGCCG GAAGTTGTAAAAGCTAATGTGAAAAGCGATATCAATAAGGATGTGCGACCTGGGAGGGGAGCACAAAGCACCTTGAGGAAAGAG ATTCTGCAACTAGAAAAGCACCTCAAGGATCAGCAGGTTGTGCGTGGTGCCCTGGAAAAAGCTTTAGGGCCTGACGCTGCTCCAGTCAACATGTCACCTGAGAATCCAATGCCAAAA GCCGCTAATGAATTGATACGGGAGATTGCCACATTGGAGCTAGAGGTCAAGAACATGGAGCAGTATCTGCTGACGCTGTATCGGAAAGCATTTGAGCAGCAAGCACCTGCATTTTCTCCTCCTGATAACCGGGAAGCTTCAAAGCCATCATTGAGCTCACGGTCCGGGCAGCTCTGGGAAACGCCAATGGCAATGAAGTCTTTCAAGAGTAGAGAGGCTGCAGCACTCAGGTCCAGCTATCCGCTGCCACATAAGAAGTGGAATGATCCATTGACAGATTGCTGTACATCAGTTCGTTCTGATAGAGCAGTTGATTCAGATGTCCTCCGCTGCCAGTCTGCCTTATCATACCGTGGAGTTTGTTCATCCAGAATACTGCCTTCAGACGATGATAGTCTTGCAAGGGCTCTTCGCTCGTGCCACTCTCAACCTTTTTCATTCCTAGAG GAAGGAGAGACTGGTGCGTCAGGAATGATAAGCTTAGCAGAGTATCTAGGAACTAATGTAGCTGACCACATCCCTGAAACTCCCAATAACCTGTCAGAGGAGATGGTGAGATGCATGGCGGGGATATACTGCAGACTTGCAGACCCTCCGTTGGTTCACCATGGTTCCTCATCTTCGCCGACATCGTCGTTCTCCTCAACAAGTGCAGTCTCTCCACAATATGTGGGCGACATGTGGAGTCCCAACTACAAGAGAGAAACTACCCTAGACTCCCGATTGATAAACCCGTTCCATGTCGAGGGTTTGAAGGAGTTCAGTGGACCGTACAACACAATGGTTGAGGTTCCTATGATTAGCCGCGACAGTCGGCGACTGAAAGAAGCTGAGGACCTGCTCCAGACGTATAA GTTGATCCTATACCGGTTGGAAACTGTTGATCTGAGGAGAATGACAAATGAAGAAAAGATAGCATTCTGGGTCAACATACACAATGCTTTGCTGATGCAT GCTTATCTGAAGAATGGCGTCCCACAGAACAATCTGAAGAAGACATCCCTACTTGTTAAG GCTGCCTGCAAAATCGCCGGACGAAACATCAATGTAGCCGTTATCCAGAGCATGGTTCTTGGATGTAATACCCACTGTCCCGGACAG TGGCTACGGACCCTGCTTTATCCCAGGATCAAAAGCAAAGTGAGCAAAGCCGGGCACGAGTGGAGAGCCTTTGCCGTTGCACAATCAGAGCCTCTTTTACGCTTTGCGCTTTGTTCAGGGAGCCATTCCGATCCCGCG GTGAGGGTGTACACTCCGAAGCGGCTGTTCCACCAGCTGGAGGCGGCGAAGGAGGAGTTCATCCGGGCGACGGCCGGCGTGTGGAGGGAGCAGAAGCTGCTGCTCCCGAAGCTGGTGGAGGCGTACGCCAAGGACGTGAAGCTGTCGCCGCAGGGGCTCGTGGACATGGTGCAGCGCTACCTCCCGGAGAGCATGAGGATGGCCGTGCAGAGGTGCCAGCAGGGCGGCAGGTCGTCGAGCAAGGTTGTGGAGTGGGTACCCTACAACCCGGGGTTCCGGTACCTGCTCGCCAGGGACCTTGCGTTCCCGCACCTCAGCTGA
- the LOC112875730 gene encoding uncharacterized protein LOC112875730, whose translation MGICVSCDAADEGAAAARVVLPSGELREYAPPATAAMALEEAGGQGSWFLCDADGMVLEGPVAVAAVAPGEELQPGQIYFVLPAEMQRRRLTGDEVAALAVKASSALVKAAAAAAAAQPSSPCRRRRRGAVAPLVFPVPEEEYAAADPVSPVAAKLAQKRRVARRGGRATRFSPDLTAIPESE comes from the coding sequence ATGGGCATCTGCGTGTCGTGCGACGCGGCCGacgagggcgcggcggcggccagggtgGTGCTCCCCAGCGGCGAGCTCCGGGAGTACGCGCCTCCAGCCACGGCGGCGATGGCCCTGGAGGAGGCCGGCGGGCAGGGGTCGTGGTTCCTCTGCGACGCCGACGGGATGGTGCTCGAGGGCCCCGTCGCCGTCGCGGCGGTCGCCCCCGGCGAGGAGCTCCAGCCGGGACAGATCTACTTCGTGCTCCCCGCCGAgatgcagcgccgccgcctcaccgGCGACGAGGTCGCCGCGCTCGCGGTCAAGGCCAGCTCCGCGCTCGTCaaggccgccgcggccgcggccgccgcccagCCATCctccccctgccgccgccgccggcgcggcgcggtggCGCCGCTCGTGTTCCCGGTCCCCGAGGAGGAGTACGCCGCGGCGGATCCGGTCTCGCCCGTCGCGGCGAAGCTGGCGCAGAAGCGGAGGGTGGCGCGCCGCGGCGGGAGGGCGACGAGGTTCTCCCCCGACCTGACCGCCATCCCGGAGAGCGAGTAG
- the LOC112875731 gene encoding CASP-like protein 5C1 encodes MENGDGSVTGAGAVGSAGSLGLRVGQAVFSSASLLFMSVGVEFYSYTAFCFLVTIMGLVIPWSCTLAMIDVCSVFVGCPLRVPGVMVIVVVGDWVLSILSFAAACSSAAVIDLLLQFHGSQCSPRFCGRYQLSAMMAFLSWFLTAASAIFNFWFVASL; translated from the exons ATGGAGAACGGAGACGGGTCAGTGACGGGCGCGGGCGCCGTCGGCAGCGCCGGGAGCCTCGGCCTTCGCGTCGGCCAGGCCGTGTTCTCGTCGGCGTCCCTGCTGTTCATGTCCGTCGGCGTCGAGTTCTACAGCTACACCGCCTTCTG CTTCCTGGTCACGATCATGGGCCTGGTCATCCCCTGGAGCTGCACCCTGGCCATGATCGATGTGTGCTCCGTCTTTGTGGGATGCCCCCTCCGCGTGCCGGGCGTCATGGTCATCGTCGTGGTTGGAGACTGG GTCCTGTCGATCCTGTCGTTCGCAGCCGCCTGCTCGAGCGCCGCGGTGATCGATCTCCTCCTCCAGTTCCACGGATCCCAGTGCTCGCCGAGGTTCTGCGGGAGGTACCAGCTGTCCGCCATGATGGCGTTCTTGTCCTGGTTCCTGACGGCCGCTTCGGCGATCTTCAACTTCTGGTTCGTCGCCTCCCTGTGA
- the LOC112877023 gene encoding cold-regulated 413 plasma membrane protein 1-like: protein MAKGFASYLAMKTGPEAGDASAAAQALIDADLREIGVAARKLANHAFVLGGGLGFGTSFLKWLAFVAAVYLLILDRTNWKTNMMTALLVPYVFFTLPHVLFSLIRGEVGKWIAIVAVILRLFFPRHFPDWLELPGAIILLTVVAPSLFADTFRGHLVGIFICLVIGCYLLSEHIKASGGFRNAFRKGNGVSNSIGILLLFIYPVWALVLNFL from the exons atGGCGAAGGGGTTCGCGTCGTACCTGGCGATGAAGACGGGCCCGGAGGCCGGggacgcgtcggcggcggcgcaggcgctcATCGACGCCGACCTGCGGGAGATCGGCGTCGCCGCGCGGAAGCTCGCCAACCACGCCTTCGTCCTCGGCGGCGGGCTCGGCTTCGGCACCTCCTTCCTCAAGTGGCTCGCCTTCGTCGCCGCAGT GTACCTCTTGATATTGGACCGCACAAACTGGAAGACCAACATGATGACTGCTCTGTTGGTTCCCTACGTTTTCTTCACACTACCTCATGTGCTGTTTTCTCTGATAAG AGGAGAGGTAGGAAAATGGATTGCAATTGTTGCAGTTATTCTGCGGCTCTTCTTCCCACGCCACTTCCCAG ATTGGTTAGAGCTGCCTGGTGCTATCATCCTGCTCACAGTTGTCGCCCCCAGCCTCTTTGCGGACACCTTCAGGGGTCACCTGGTCGGCATCTTCATATGCCTCGTGATCGGTTGCTACctgctttcagagcacatcaaGGCGTCAGGTGGGTTCAGGAACGCCTTCAGGAAGGGCAATGGCGTGTCGAACAGCATCGGCATCCTCCTGCTCTTCATCTACCCTGTTTGGGCCCTGGTGCTGAACTTCCTGTAG